The Blastocatellia bacterium DNA window CCTGGCGCTCACCCAAACTGCGATGGCTTTCGCATCTCAACCGGATTGTCACCCCACGAGAGTTTTTAGGAATCATCGTTACCGGAGCATAATAGCTCATATGGAAGAAATATCAGAACCCATCATGGCTGCCCCTGATGTTATTGAGTTGTGCTCAAGGCTAGAGAAAATAGGCATCATAATTTGGATAGATGGCGGCTGGGCTGTCGATGCCTTACTTGGCGAACAGACCAGGCCGCATAAGGATCTCGATATTGCCATCCAATGGAAGGATGTGCCAAAGCTTTACGAGCTATTGGCAGCGCGAGGGTACAGGCAGATTAAGGAAGACAGTAAGTGGAATTTTGTGCTCAGTGACGATCAAGGCCATGAAATTGACGTTCACGCCTTCGTCTTTGGTGAACGGGGAAACGTGGTGGAGGGCATTATGTACCCTCCAGCCTCCCTCACTGGAACTGGCTCCATTGATGGTCAAACGGTGAGGTGTATTTCGCCAGAATATATGGTCAGATTTCTGACTCCCTGGATACACAAATGGCCGGAGAAATATGTAGACGCCGTATCGAGGCTGTGCAAACAATTTGGTATTAAGCTTCCGCAAGAATATACAGACTCCTTAAGGTCGCAAGCATGAACGAAGACCTTCGGATGGAACTAATGAATATGTCCTCTAAGGACCAGCACGTCCGTGAGGAGCTTGCAGCGGATGGCAGCCTCTTTGAGGGGTACCACCCTCGGATGCTCGAAGTCCATCAGCGCAACGGCAAACGGCTGGCAGAAGTCATTGATCAGTATGGCTGGCCGAGGAAAAGCTTGGTGGGCGAAGATGGTGCGGAAGCCGCCTGGCTCATCCTGCAACACGACATCAGTAACCCGACGTTACAGCGGCGATGTCTTCCGCTGCTTGAAGCCGCGGCCAAAGCTGGAGAGGTCCCCTTGTGGCAGCCGGCCTACTTGTTAGATCGCATCCGCTGCAACGAGGGTAAATCACAGGTCTACGGCACCCAATTTGACTGGGATAGGCACGGGCAAATGAGCCCCTTGCCGGTTGAAGATATTGAGCACGTGGATGAGCGGCGGGCCGCAGTCGGCATGGGCCCCCTTGAGGAAGATATACAAAAACGCAGGATTGCCATTGCCCAAACCAATGAAAAGCCGCCGGCAGACTGGCATGCCAGGCAGAAGGCTATTGAAGAGTGGGCATGTTCGGTGGGCTGGCGGGACTAAGAAAGTGACAGCTTAATCCGCTTTTGTCCTTCCTCTTAAAATGCTCTATGGCGTGCGATTTTCAGACCCGCTGACCTATGGCGTGATCGCGGTAATGTTGCTGCTGGTCGCGCTGCTGGCCTGTTCGCTCCCGGCGTGGCGGGCAGCGAAGGTCGCCCCGATGATCGCTCTGCGATACGAGTGAACAGGTTGCAGCGCTCCTCCAGATTTGCAGCGTTGGGAGGTCTACACCTCCGCGCGAGAAAGATT harbors:
- a CDS encoding nucleotidyltransferase family protein, which encodes MEEISEPIMAAPDVIELCSRLEKIGIIIWIDGGWAVDALLGEQTRPHKDLDIAIQWKDVPKLYELLAARGYRQIKEDSKWNFVLSDDQGHEIDVHAFVFGERGNVVEGIMYPPASLTGTGSIDGQTVRCISPEYMVRFLTPWIHKWPEKYVDAVSRLCKQFGIKLPQEYTDSLRSQA
- a CDS encoding DUF6624 domain-containing protein translates to MNEDLRMELMNMSSKDQHVREELAADGSLFEGYHPRMLEVHQRNGKRLAEVIDQYGWPRKSLVGEDGAEAAWLILQHDISNPTLQRRCLPLLEAAAKAGEVPLWQPAYLLDRIRCNEGKSQVYGTQFDWDRHGQMSPLPVEDIEHVDERRAAVGMGPLEEDIQKRRIAIAQTNEKPPADWHARQKAIEEWACSVGWRD